A window of Chitinophaga sp. MM2321 contains these coding sequences:
- a CDS encoding DUF6603 domain-containing protein yields the protein MAGKDTIVRIATSLAKTLGNSAGFFADFSTESLGLQLPEAVLQTPAVTNALKQGTFAGNALTAAATALEDAVTANDTAAIIQKVFESGQQLVAFFSAVSSLVTAVASSISAATIPDNNDRAAATALVGVLAKKITDGVIISAIEHKIPQVMFLLKTLGLADWQFVPEDSSNTLSRGFVKKALYLERIKGFINDPAKHFRDQVKWGDPAFDPTTSFKILSEFFHKESGVQLGVVDGDPYFQYANFRVRRISTVNPPGLQFEFKASFEEATVNRVEFNDKWGAGFEARFALEGKVGLQVLPPLSFKLQPPGGQISGDVRAFVDRNPAAQPFDIIGNNGLINLSANNVSAGVGLSASWDVANNVALIDPLFFADISGATLRIGSSDGDGFIAKLLSNADIEGNFDLGLEWLASKGLRIKASGGIEIALPIHRQLGPLEINAIYLALKILSTGTLSLEASAGLKVMLGPLAASVDRIGAKIDFSFSDSNSSKYGMFDVAVGFKPPNGVGLSVDAGVVKGGGYLFLDYDKGEYAGALELTFSEVISLKAIGIITTKMPDGSSGFSLLIIITAEFGTGIQLGFGFVLLGVGGLLGVNRRMNLQPLAEGVRSGAVNGIMFPTDIVQNAPRIISDLRTFFPVEEGKFLIGPMAKLGWGTPALITVSLGIIIEIPGNIAILGVLKVALPTEEAAILVLQINFIGAIEFDKSRLWFFASLYDSRILFITIDGEMGLLVAWGSDGNFVVSVGGFHPAFNPPPLPFPAPVRVSLNILNESWGRIRVMGYFAVTSNTVQFGARAELYFGFSALNVDGHIAFDALFQFSPFYFILELSASLSVKVFGIGLFSVRVQMSLEGPTPYRAKGTGSISLLFFDIDVDFDFTWGDAQDTTLPPVEVMPLLKAEFEKLENWKAQLPAGNNILVSLRKIDAAAELVLHPVGTLRVSQRYVPLGLTLNKVGSQKPSDVKLFTITTGGGGLDKKGDVTESFAMAQFQDMDNATKLSRPSFEKETGGLELSAAGGLVTTGKAVKRIVRYELIVIDTNYKRFVRHFFNFFSGILFNHFLKGNAVAKSALSKKNIKQYQPFDDKVQVVQGAYAVANVMNNKAYNAGAAAFASEAQAREFMQQQLLTDPNLGDALHVIPQNELNTAA from the coding sequence ATGGCCGGAAAAGATACCATTGTACGCATCGCTACTTCGTTAGCCAAAACACTGGGCAACAGCGCAGGTTTCTTTGCTGATTTCAGTACGGAATCATTGGGCCTCCAATTGCCCGAAGCAGTGTTGCAAACACCCGCTGTAACCAATGCCTTGAAACAGGGCACCTTCGCCGGTAATGCCCTCACAGCAGCGGCTACCGCACTCGAAGACGCCGTCACCGCCAATGATACAGCTGCCATCATTCAGAAAGTTTTTGAATCCGGCCAGCAACTGGTCGCTTTCTTTTCGGCGGTGAGCAGCCTGGTAACGGCCGTTGCAAGCAGTATCAGCGCGGCTACCATTCCCGATAACAACGACCGCGCGGCGGCTACTGCGCTGGTGGGTGTGCTGGCAAAAAAGATTACTGATGGTGTGATCATCTCCGCCATCGAACATAAAATTCCCCAGGTGATGTTCCTGCTCAAAACACTGGGACTGGCCGACTGGCAGTTTGTTCCGGAAGATAGCAGCAACACACTGAGCAGGGGATTTGTAAAAAAAGCATTGTACCTCGAAAGGATCAAAGGCTTTATCAACGATCCCGCCAAACACTTCAGGGATCAGGTGAAGTGGGGGGATCCGGCTTTTGATCCTACTACCAGTTTTAAAATATTGTCGGAGTTTTTTCACAAGGAATCCGGTGTACAACTCGGCGTGGTTGACGGCGATCCTTATTTTCAATATGCTAATTTCCGGGTAAGGCGTATCTCCACCGTAAATCCCCCGGGACTTCAGTTTGAATTCAAAGCATCTTTTGAAGAGGCTACTGTTAACCGGGTAGAGTTCAACGATAAATGGGGCGCCGGTTTCGAAGCCCGCTTCGCCCTTGAAGGCAAAGTAGGGTTGCAGGTATTGCCACCATTGAGCTTTAAGCTGCAACCACCGGGCGGACAGATTTCCGGTGATGTACGTGCATTTGTGGATCGTAATCCTGCCGCACAACCTTTCGATATCATCGGGAATAACGGGTTGATAAACCTCTCTGCCAACAATGTGTCTGCTGGTGTAGGACTCTCTGCCAGCTGGGATGTAGCCAACAATGTAGCCCTGATCGATCCGCTTTTTTTTGCAGACATCTCCGGCGCTACGTTGCGCATTGGCTCCTCAGACGGAGATGGTTTTATAGCGAAGTTATTATCCAATGCAGATATAGAAGGCAACTTCGATCTTGGCCTGGAATGGCTGGCCAGCAAGGGATTGCGCATCAAGGCCAGCGGTGGCATCGAAATAGCTTTACCTATCCACCGGCAGCTGGGCCCACTGGAAATAAATGCCATCTACCTGGCTTTAAAGATCCTCAGCACCGGCACATTGTCGCTCGAAGCTTCAGCAGGATTGAAGGTCATGCTGGGGCCTTTGGCTGCTTCGGTAGACCGTATAGGCGCCAAGATAGATTTCTCTTTCTCTGATAGCAACAGTTCAAAATACGGCATGTTCGATGTGGCGGTAGGTTTCAAACCGCCTAATGGTGTGGGCTTGTCTGTAGACGCCGGCGTCGTGAAAGGCGGCGGCTACCTGTTCCTCGATTACGACAAAGGCGAATATGCCGGCGCACTGGAACTTACTTTCAGCGAAGTGATCTCCTTAAAAGCGATCGGTATCATCACCACAAAAATGCCGGATGGCTCCAGCGGATTCTCGTTGCTCATCATCATCACCGCCGAATTCGGCACCGGTATACAACTGGGCTTCGGCTTTGTATTACTGGGTGTAGGCGGGCTGCTGGGAGTGAATCGCAGAATGAACCTGCAACCCCTGGCGGAAGGCGTGCGCAGCGGCGCCGTTAATGGTATCATGTTCCCTACAGACATCGTGCAGAATGCACCGCGCATCATCAGTGATCTGCGTACTTTCTTCCCGGTAGAAGAAGGTAAATTCCTGATAGGCCCCATGGCCAAACTGGGTTGGGGAACACCGGCGCTGATCACGGTATCGCTGGGCATCATCATAGAAATACCCGGTAACATCGCTATCCTGGGCGTTTTAAAAGTAGCCCTGCCTACAGAAGAAGCAGCCATACTGGTGTTACAAATCAATTTCATCGGCGCCATAGAATTCGATAAGAGCAGGTTGTGGTTCTTCGCCAGTCTGTACGATTCCCGCATCCTCTTTATCACCATCGATGGTGAAATGGGCCTGCTGGTAGCCTGGGGCAGCGATGGCAATTTCGTAGTAAGCGTGGGTGGATTCCACCCGGCCTTCAACCCGCCACCACTGCCATTCCCCGCACCGGTAAGGGTATCGCTCAACATCCTCAACGAATCGTGGGGACGTATCCGTGTGATGGGATATTTCGCGGTTACTTCCAACACCGTGCAGTTTGGCGCGCGTGCAGAACTGTACTTCGGATTCAGCGCACTGAATGTAGACGGACATATCGCTTTCGATGCATTATTCCAGTTCTCTCCATTTTATTTTATACTGGAACTCTCTGCCTCCCTTTCCGTGAAAGTCTTTGGCATAGGACTGTTCAGCGTACGTGTACAAATGTCGCTGGAAGGACCTACACCTTACAGGGCTAAAGGCACCGGCTCTATATCACTGCTGTTCTTTGATATTGATGTAGACTTTGACTTTACCTGGGGCGATGCACAGGATACCACCTTGCCGCCGGTAGAAGTCATGCCGTTGCTGAAAGCAGAATTTGAGAAGTTGGAAAACTGGAAGGCCCAGCTGCCCGCTGGTAATAACATCCTCGTATCACTGCGTAAAATAGATGCAGCAGCCGAACTGGTACTGCATCCCGTAGGTACGCTCCGCGTTAGTCAGCGGTACGTACCACTCGGGCTTACACTTAACAAAGTAGGCTCGCAAAAACCCAGTGATGTTAAGCTGTTCACGATTACCACGGGCGGTGGCGGCCTTGATAAAAAAGGCGATGTAACAGAATCCTTTGCCATGGCACAGTTCCAGGATATGGACAATGCCACCAAGCTGTCAAGACCTTCCTTTGAAAAAGAAACCGGCGGGCTGGAACTCTCTGCTGCCGGCGGTTTGGTGACTACAGGTAAAGCCGTGAAGCGCATCGTAAGGTATGAACTGATTGTGATCGATACAAATTATAAACGCTTTGTACGTCACTTCTTCAACTTCTTCAGCGGTATCCTGTTCAATCATTTCCTGAAAGGAAATGCCGTAGCAAAATCCGCTTTGTCGAAGAAGAATATTAAACAGTACCAACCTTTCGATGATA